A single window of Gemmatimonadota bacterium DNA harbors:
- a CDS encoding ABC transporter substrate-binding protein, giving the protein MRGLVLIAGLAAFSGISAEPGVDPERILFGQSAALTGPASGLGQAMRAGIEAAFHEANRNGGVHGRRLELISLDDGYEPEAAIENMRTLINERQVFALIGAVGTPTARSSVPVAAAAGVPYIAPFTGAPFLRDGQWQNVINLRASYYQETEAMMEFLTRRGLTRVAVAYQDDS; this is encoded by the coding sequence ATGCGAGGGCTGGTTCTGATCGCCGGGCTGGCGGCTTTTTCGGGGATCTCGGCCGAGCCGGGCGTCGACCCGGAGCGCATTCTGTTCGGGCAGTCGGCGGCGCTCACCGGACCGGCCAGCGGGCTGGGTCAGGCGATGCGGGCCGGAATCGAGGCTGCTTTCCACGAGGCCAACCGGAACGGAGGCGTGCACGGCCGGCGGCTGGAACTGATCTCGCTTGACGACGGCTATGAGCCGGAAGCCGCGATCGAGAACATGCGCACGCTGATCAATGAGCGCCAGGTGTTCGCGCTCATCGGAGCGGTCGGCACCCCGACGGCGCGGTCGTCGGTGCCGGTTGCGGCGGCTGCCGGAGTGCCCTACATCGCACCTTTTACCGGCGCCCCCTTTCTGCGCGACGGGCAATGGCAGAACGTAATCAATCTGCGCGCCTCCTACTACCAGGAAACGGAGGCGATGATGGAGTTCCTGACCCGCCGGGGCCTGACGCGCGTGGCGGTCGCTTATCAGGACGATTC
- a CDS encoding ATP-binding protein produces MSGEIRLKIHASHGQLELVEKAIDEMAQLEQWPDELVFKVKLVVEELGLNIIDHGYGNDESQELEFRLLAADDSVTIEFIDEASPFDPLTETPDPDIDAGIEERRIGGLGVYLVREMMDEVKYAREGNRNRLTLVTRL; encoded by the coding sequence ATGAGCGGCGAAATCCGCCTGAAGATCCATGCCAGCCACGGGCAACTGGAGCTGGTGGAGAAAGCCATCGACGAAATGGCCCAGCTGGAACAGTGGCCGGATGAACTGGTCTTCAAGGTCAAGCTTGTGGTGGAGGAACTGGGTCTGAACATCATCGACCACGGCTACGGCAACGATGAATCCCAGGAACTGGAATTTCGACTCCTGGCCGCGGATGACAGCGTAACCATCGAATTCATCGATGAAGCCAGCCCCTTCGATCCACTGACGGAAACGCCGGACCCGGATATCGATGCAGGCATCGAGGAACGTCGTATCGGCGGTCTGGGCGTGTACCTGGTGCGGGAGATGATGGACGAGGTCAAGTACGCCCGGGAGGGCAACCGCAACCGGCTGACGCTGGTTACCCGGCTCTAG